The genome window AACAAGCTCACCCTGATGGGGAAACTCATTGGTGCGCGTTACAAAAATCACCATCAGTGTCTTTCTGCTGAAGCTTGTCCGGATTACCGCGTGTCGGACAACACCAGTATGATTCTGTTCGTTATATGGCTCAATGTTTAAGTCAATCAGCGCCTGCTTTACCACTTTGGCGGCTTTATTGATCAGCGGATGCTGAATCCGACAGTAATCAGTATCGACAATATTGTGGGACCGCTTCTGGTAAAACCCCATTACCAAACGGTTGTCTTGTAAACCGACTGGAAACTGAGATTTATTGCGGTATCCTTCCGGATTGTCCATACCAATTATCGGCAGCACCTCAGCTTCGATTCTGCCGATTCTCCGAATTGCATCTTGAACGCGTTTCTGCTTCCAAGCAAGCTGGTATTCATAACCCATATAGGCCAGCTGACACCCGCCGCAGGACTCGGCTTGCGGGCAAAACGGCTTAATCCGCTGCTCTGACTCCGTTAGGATTTTTTCAATCAAAGCGCGGGCATAGGTTTTCTTAGTCGAGATCACCCTGCCTAGTACTACATCCCCGGGCAGAGCCTCAGGCACAAAGACGGCAAAATCATCGACTCTGCCGATGCCTTCGCCGTCATGAGTTAAATCTGTTATTTCAATCTGGTACGCTTTTCCTATTCTTACCGGACACTTCTGTTTTGCCTTCATTTAGTGTCTCCCTCGTTATCTGACTCTTGTTTGCGCGCCGGCCTTGATTCCCGGTGCAGCATTGCTTCTTCGCTGTCAGTCTTAGCTATCCTGAGCATCGACATCGGTTTCACAGGCGGCATTTTTATCCGAACCCGGTAGTTAGCATGGGCTGCATCCAGCAATTCTCCGTCTACTTCGTTGATAATCTCACTTACATCCAGCACCAGCATTTGATCCAGCGGCTGAATGATTTCCACCTGGGATCCTACCGGGAAATAGTTGCGCACTCCAATTATTGCTTCTCCCGCATTGTGGTCGTAGTCTTCCACCATACCGACAAAATCATAGCTCTGGAGATAAGCAGAGCTTTCTGGATAAGTTCCCGGCTGACTGCCGAGGAAGAACCCTGTGTAATACGGACGGTGGCTGACTTTGTCAACTTCGTTTAAGAGCTCGGGATCCAGCTTGTATCCTTCCGGATCAGCAGCATAGCTGTCGAGAGCCTGCCGATAAGCTCTGACCACAGTGCCGACATAATACGCGCTCTTCATTCTGCCTTCAATCTTAAGGCTGTCAACCCCGATCTCAATCAGATCCGGCAGATATTCCAGCAGACATAGATCCTTAGAATTAAAAATATAAGTGCCGTCTTTCGTCTCTTCTACCGGGAAGTATTGGCCAGGTCTTTTCGACTCCATCACAGTATACTTCCAGCGGCAGCTTTGGGCACAGGCTCCCAGATTTGCTTCTCGCCCGGTCATAACTCCACTTAACAGACAGCGTCCCGAATACGCCATGCACATAGCTCCATGAACAAACATTTCCAGCTCTGCATCTGTTTTTTCCCGGATCAAGCGGATATCCTCACGGGTAGCTTCCCGAGCCAGCACAATGCGCTCTATCCCCATACTGCTCCAAAAATTTGCCGCCTGCCAATTAATGGTATTAGCCTGCGTGCTTAAGTGCAGCGGCAGATCAGGTGCTACTGCTTTAGCGATGCTGATTACCCCCACATCGGCAACAATAATCGCATCGACCCCTAATCCGTTTAAAAACTCAATATATTCAGGCATCCCCTCAAGATGATGATTGTGGGGAATAATATTCACAGTTACATATACTTTAACGCCGCGGTCATGGGCGTACTTAACCACAGCAGCTAACTCATCGTTATCAAAATTTCCTGCTCCAGCTCTCATACCGTAAAGCTGGCCTGACAGATAAATAGCATCTGCGCCGTAGGCAATTGCAACCTTCGCTTTCTCCATATTTCCTGCCGGAGCCAATAATTCCGGTATTCTCAAGATCAAACAACTCCTAAAGTAAAATTCTAATACCCCAGCGACCTTCTCGCTGCGACATGTTCTTGAAATGTTCTGCTGAACTGATGCGTGCCATCATTCTTGGCAACAAAAAATAAATAATCAACATCAGCCGGACTTAACACCGCAAGGATCGATTTCAAACCCGGGCTGGCAATCGGTCCCGGCGGCAGGCCATCATAGCGGTAGGTATTATACGGCGAATCAATCTCTAGATCCCGATACAGCACCCGACTGCGGTTCTCAGTCATAACATAGCGCACTGTCGGATCCGCCTGCAGCCGCATGTCAATATCCAAGCGGTTCAGATATACAGCAGCTACGATCGGCCGCTCAAAGTCATAAATTACTTCTTTTTCCACGATTGATGCCAGCGTTACTACTTCATGCAGTGTGTATCTATGATCAAGCAGACTAAGGTCAGTATTTGGAATCACCTGCTCAACAAACCGTGCCACCATCTGCCGGATAATCGCCTCTTCGCTCTGCTCTTTAGCAAAGTAGTAGGTATCCGGAAACAAATAGCCCTCTAAGGAAGCGATTGGAAGCTCGATTGGCAGTTCCTCGCCAAAGACCAGTTCGGCGTTGGATGCTAACAGCAAAAAGCGCTCCCGATCAACCAAACCCTCATCAGCCAGTACATCAGCAATTTGCTTCAAATCATAACCTTCGGGAATCACAACCCGGTGGATGATAATCTCTCCTGCGTTCAGCTTTTTGATCACTTCCATCGTGCTCATCGTTGGATTTAAAAGATACTCTCCGGCTTGTAATTGGCTGTCGCTTTTGGTAATGCGCAGCATAAGATTGAATAAATTGGCATTGCGAATTAAGCCCTGCTCAAATAGAAGCTCACCAATACTGCTGGCAGACAGCCCCGCTGGAATTGTGACGATCGCATCCAAACTGTTTGGGCAGGTGCTTGCCGGTCGATGAGCCATTAGAACTGCTGCTGCAAGACCAATCTGGGCAATGACTGCAGCGATTACTAGTCCAATTAAAAGAAAACGGACCGCTAACAAACTGGTCCGCTTAGCCTTTGACAGTAAATTGGGTTTCAAAAACAACCCTCCTAATCCGATCAGCATCATTCTGGTCTAAGCTAGTTCATTATAAACCAAGGCAAGAATTAATGCAAATCAGATAATGGAAGAAGCCTAATCCATCTCAGATTCTAAGATCTCCACTACCCGGTCAAATTCATCATCGTCTTCGATCTCAACCAAAATGTCTTCGCCGTCATCGTCCTGTTCAACCCGAAGAATAATCGCTCCTTCTTCCGGATCTTCGTCGGGCAGCAGCACAACATACCGGTTATCGTCGATTTCTAAGTAATCCACAACAGTAAACTCAACCTCGTTGTTATTCTCATCAATCAAAGTAATCTTATCGTTATCGGTCATTGCTGTTATCCTCCTTTAATTTCGGTCTAAATAACCCTGTA of Bacillota bacterium contains these proteins:
- the rlmD gene encoding 23S rRNA (uracil(1939)-C(5))-methyltransferase RlmD, which translates into the protein MKAKQKCPVRIGKAYQIEITDLTHDGEGIGRVDDFAVFVPEALPGDVVLGRVISTKKTYARALIEKILTESEQRIKPFCPQAESCGGCQLAYMGYEYQLAWKQKRVQDAIRRIGRIEAEVLPIIGMDNPEGYRNKSQFPVGLQDNRLVMGFYQKRSHNIVDTDYCRIQHPLINKAAKVVKQALIDLNIEPYNEQNHTGVVRHAVIRTSFSRKTLMVIFVTRTNEFPHQGELVAELTKKLPELTSIYQNVNPKVTNVIFGYESRLLWGEAYLLDQIGDLEFAISPRSFFQVNPHQTKVLYDLAKETAGLTGKETVWDLYCGIGTIGLYLASDAEKVIGVETVPEAVEDARFNADLNGIRHAEFYTGKAEDLAPKLLDQGLKPDVVIVDPPRRGCDPSLLETIQKVQVPKVVYVSCNPSTLARDLGILVEAGYRVESVQPVDMFPDTSHVECVTLMSRL
- a CDS encoding U32 family peptidase, which produces MRIPELLAPAGNMEKAKVAIAYGADAIYLSGQLYGMRAGAGNFDNDELAAVVKYAHDRGVKVYVTVNIIPHNHHLEGMPEYIEFLNGLGVDAIIVADVGVISIAKAVAPDLPLHLSTQANTINWQAANFWSSMGIERIVLAREATREDIRLIREKTDAELEMFVHGAMCMAYSGRCLLSGVMTGREANLGACAQSCRWKYTVMESKRPGQYFPVEETKDGTYIFNSKDLCLLEYLPDLIEIGVDSLKIEGRMKSAYYVGTVVRAYRQALDSYAADPEGYKLDPELLNEVDKVSHRPYYTGFFLGSQPGTYPESSAYLQSYDFVGMVEDYDHNAGEAIIGVRNYFPVGSQVEIIQPLDQMLVLDVSEIINEVDGELLDAAHANYRVRIKMPPVKPMSMLRIAKTDSEEAMLHRESRPARKQESDNEGDTK
- the mltG gene encoding endolytic transglycosylase MltG, with protein sequence MKPNLLSKAKRTSLLAVRFLLIGLVIAAVIAQIGLAAAVLMAHRPASTCPNSLDAIVTIPAGLSASSIGELLFEQGLIRNANLFNLMLRITKSDSQLQAGEYLLNPTMSTMEVIKKLNAGEIIIHRVVIPEGYDLKQIADVLADEGLVDRERFLLLASNAELVFGEELPIELPIASLEGYLFPDTYYFAKEQSEEAIIRQMVARFVEQVIPNTDLSLLDHRYTLHEVVTLASIVEKEVIYDFERPIVAAVYLNRLDIDMRLQADPTVRYVMTENRSRVLYRDLEIDSPYNTYRYDGLPPGPIASPGLKSILAVLSPADVDYLFFVAKNDGTHQFSRTFQEHVAARRSLGY
- a CDS encoding DUF1292 domain-containing protein, with protein sequence MTDNDKITLIDENNNEVEFTVVDYLEIDDNRYVVLLPDEDPEEGAIILRVEQDDDGEDILVEIEDDDEFDRVVEILESEMD